The following are encoded in a window of Planctomycetaceae bacterium genomic DNA:
- a CDS encoding DUF3795 domain-containing protein yields MANKTDLIAYCGLNCGQCPGYTQIPANLAKNLKKELTKGKFDKVSDFLAKMPGFEGFKYYQQGFELLESITKLRCPGCRKGGGSPKCKIRICAKKNKYKGCWQCLKFEDCGKFVTLQEDNQKTYLKNLRKLKKTGLEKFVKNKI; encoded by the coding sequence GATTTAATAGCTTATTGCGGGCTTAATTGTGGGCAGTGTCCGGGATATACGCAGATACCCGCTAATCTGGCAAAGAATTTAAAAAAAGAACTTACAAAAGGTAAATTCGATAAGGTATCGGATTTCCTGGCTAAAATGCCCGGCTTTGAAGGCTTCAAATATTATCAGCAGGGATTTGAATTACTTGAATCGATTACAAAACTTCGCTGCCCCGGCTGCCGAAAAGGCGGCGGCTCACCAAAATGCAAAATCAGAATTTGCGCAAAGAAAAATAAATATAAGGGTTGTTGGCAGTGCTTGAAATTTGAGGATTGCGGTAAGTTCGTAACATTGCAGGAAGACAATCAGAAAACTTATCTGAAGAACTTGCGAAAATTAAAAAAGACCGGACTTGAGAAATTTGTTAAAAACAAAATCTAA